From Rhodococcus sp. B7740, one genomic window encodes:
- the murG gene encoding undecaprenyldiphospho-muramoylpentapeptide beta-N-acetylglucosaminyltransferase, giving the protein MNQTSRPISVVVAGGGTAGHIEPALAVADALRVLDPTVTVTALGSSRGLETTLVPARGYALELIPPVPLPRKPTVDLLKLPLRVVRSVRRTREIFAAVEADVLVGFGGYVALPAYLAARGRLFGRGGRIPVVIHEANARAGIANKVGARSAERVLAAVAGSGIAARGAADADVIGIPVRPTITGLDRAAVRAEARAHFGLPDSGPVLLVFGGSQGARSLNDAVSGASAALAAAGISVLHAHGPKNSLDVEQRDPDAPYVAVPYIDRMDLAYAAADLAICRSGAMTVAEVSATGLPAVYVPLPHGNGEQELNARPVVDAGGGILVSDATLTEQYVSETVVSLLADTERIATMSRAAAGARHKGAAAAVAQIVLDTAHAARR; this is encoded by the coding sequence GTGAACCAGACATCTCGACCGATTTCCGTCGTGGTCGCCGGGGGCGGAACGGCCGGGCACATCGAGCCCGCGCTCGCTGTGGCCGACGCCTTGCGTGTCCTCGACCCCACCGTCACCGTCACCGCTCTCGGTAGCAGCCGTGGTCTGGAGACGACTCTCGTTCCGGCTCGCGGGTACGCACTCGAACTCATCCCGCCCGTTCCGCTGCCCCGCAAACCCACCGTCGACCTGCTCAAGTTGCCGCTTCGCGTCGTGCGCTCGGTGCGACGCACCCGCGAGATCTTCGCGGCCGTCGAGGCGGACGTGCTCGTCGGATTCGGCGGCTACGTCGCGTTGCCGGCCTATCTCGCGGCCCGTGGTCGATTGTTCGGCCGTGGCGGCCGAATACCTGTGGTCATCCACGAGGCGAACGCGCGAGCGGGCATCGCCAACAAGGTCGGTGCCCGGTCGGCCGAGCGGGTGCTCGCCGCGGTCGCGGGCTCGGGGATCGCCGCGCGCGGTGCTGCCGACGCCGATGTGATCGGAATTCCCGTGCGTCCCACCATCACCGGCCTCGATCGGGCTGCCGTCCGCGCGGAGGCTCGCGCCCACTTCGGCCTGCCCGACAGCGGTCCGGTGCTGTTGGTGTTCGGCGGCTCGCAGGGGGCCCGATCGCTCAACGACGCGGTGTCCGGAGCCTCGGCGGCCCTCGCCGCAGCCGGCATTTCGGTTCTGCATGCTCACGGTCCGAAGAACTCGCTCGACGTCGAGCAACGTGATCCGGACGCGCCGTACGTCGCGGTGCCGTACATCGACCGGATGGATTTGGCGTATGCGGCTGCGGACCTGGCGATCTGCCGGTCCGGTGCCATGACGGTCGCCGAGGTGTCCGCGACCGGTCTGCCTGCCGTCTACGTACCCCTACCGCACGGCAACGGCGAGCAGGAACTCAACGCCCGTCCTGTGGTCGACGCCGGAGGTGGCATCCTGGTATCCGATGCGACACTGACCGAGCAGTACGTGAGCGAGACGGTGGTCTCGCTGCTGGCCGACACCGAACGAATTGCCACCATGTCTCGTGCCGCCGCCGGTGCCAGGCACAAGGGCGCAGCGGCTGCCGTCGCGCAGATCGTGCTCGATACCGCGCACGCGGCGCGGCGCTGA
- the murC gene encoding UDP-N-acetylmuramate--L-alanine ligase, with product MSNLPTELERVHMVGIGGAGMSGIARILLARGGQVSGSDAKESRGVLALRARGAQVRIGHDAGALDMIEGGPTVVVTTHAAIPKTNPELVEARERGIPVVLRPAVLSSLMQGYRTLLVSGTHGKTSTTSMLVVALQHCGFDPSFAVGGELNEAGTNAHHGSGDVFVAEADESDGSLLQYSADVIIVTNIEADHLDHFGTTEAYVQVFDDFAALLGPGGVLVACMDDPGSAALARRVVERDLPGVKVLGYGSSDVDAGPVEMAVRLLAWEPEDIGGVAQLQIAGEDAARTVRLGVPGRHTALNALAAFVAARQVGAGVEELLAGLTGFGGVHRRFQFTGREHGVRVFDDYAHHPTEVRAVLTAAQALVAGQDRSGHEQGRVVVVFQPHLYSRTATFAEEFGAALSLADEIVVLDVYGAREEPLPGVTGALVAASVTKPVNYQPDLSLVAKQVAHLSLPGDVVITMGAGDVTMLGGPILDALRSKTDFGAATGRGVPKDRPST from the coding sequence ATGTCGAATCTGCCGACAGAGCTCGAACGAGTACACATGGTGGGCATCGGCGGTGCCGGAATGTCCGGCATCGCGCGGATCCTGCTGGCGCGCGGGGGACAGGTGTCGGGTTCGGATGCCAAGGAATCGCGCGGCGTGCTCGCACTGCGCGCACGCGGTGCCCAGGTCCGCATCGGTCACGACGCCGGTGCCCTGGACATGATCGAGGGCGGACCCACCGTGGTGGTGACGACCCACGCCGCGATTCCCAAGACCAATCCCGAACTCGTCGAAGCGCGTGAACGCGGAATCCCGGTGGTGTTGCGGCCGGCCGTGCTGTCCTCGCTCATGCAGGGATACCGCACGTTGTTGGTCTCGGGAACGCACGGAAAGACGTCGACGACCTCGATGCTGGTGGTCGCGCTCCAGCACTGCGGGTTCGATCCGTCGTTCGCCGTCGGGGGAGAGCTCAACGAGGCCGGCACCAACGCCCACCACGGCAGCGGCGACGTGTTCGTGGCCGAGGCGGACGAGAGCGACGGCTCGCTGCTTCAGTACAGCGCCGACGTCATCATCGTGACCAATATCGAGGCCGATCATCTGGACCACTTCGGCACCACCGAGGCCTACGTTCAGGTGTTCGACGACTTCGCTGCGCTCCTCGGTCCCGGCGGTGTACTCGTGGCGTGCATGGACGACCCGGGTTCGGCGGCGCTCGCTCGACGTGTGGTCGAGCGCGACCTTCCGGGCGTGAAGGTGTTGGGTTACGGGTCCTCGGATGTCGACGCCGGTCCCGTCGAGATGGCCGTTCGACTGCTGGCATGGGAGCCCGAGGACATCGGCGGCGTCGCGCAGTTGCAGATCGCAGGCGAGGACGCGGCCCGCACCGTACGGCTCGGCGTCCCCGGCCGGCACACCGCACTCAACGCGCTGGCGGCGTTCGTCGCGGCGCGTCAGGTCGGTGCCGGAGTCGAGGAACTGCTGGCCGGACTCACCGGTTTCGGCGGCGTGCATCGGCGCTTCCAGTTCACCGGACGTGAGCACGGCGTGCGCGTGTTCGACGATTACGCGCACCACCCCACCGAGGTGCGCGCGGTGCTGACGGCCGCGCAGGCTCTCGTTGCAGGCCAGGACCGTTCGGGTCACGAGCAGGGACGGGTGGTGGTGGTGTTCCAGCCGCATCTGTACTCGCGGACCGCGACGTTCGCCGAGGAATTCGGTGCCGCGCTGTCCCTGGCCGACGAGATCGTCGTGCTCGACGTCTACGGCGCACGTGAGGAACCGTTGCCGGGGGTGACGGGGGCACTGGTTGCCGCTTCGGTGACCAAGCCGGTGAACTATCAGCCGGATCTGTCGTTGGTGGCCAAGCAGGTCGCCCATCTGAGTCTGCCCGGCGATGTCGTCATCACGATGGGCGCGGGTGACGTGACCATGCTCGGCGGACCGATTCTCGATGCGCTTCGCTCGAAGACCGATTTCGGTGCTGCGACCGGCCGCGGGGTACCGAAGGATCGGCCGTCGACGTGA
- a CDS encoding cell division protein FtsQ/DivIB yields MSRRSDRVRSSRSGTAAGEGDSSATVTDKQARALARQQERERVKRSRRKALAIALALVVVVVGSAALVYFTPLLSVRTIAVAGASSVSEQEILDRLDVPVGLPLVRVDTAAAAQRVATIPALATVRVQRKYPSTVQVTVEERVPVAFFDSPDGTHLLDSTGVDFAIAPPPPGVVRLVTDNPVFGDPVTKDALAVLDTLPPLLRDQTGELRASTLSDISILLLDGRTVVWGSKDDSERKAAVAIALLSQPGQIFDVSSPDLPTTK; encoded by the coding sequence GTGAGTCGTCGCTCCGATCGAGTCCGTTCTTCGAGGTCGGGAACAGCTGCAGGAGAAGGTGATTCGTCGGCCACGGTTACCGACAAGCAGGCACGCGCGCTGGCGCGCCAGCAGGAGCGCGAACGGGTGAAGCGGTCGCGGCGCAAGGCCTTGGCCATCGCCCTGGCACTGGTGGTCGTCGTGGTGGGATCGGCTGCGCTGGTGTACTTCACACCGCTGTTGTCCGTACGCACCATTGCGGTCGCGGGAGCATCGTCGGTGTCCGAGCAGGAGATCCTCGATCGGCTCGACGTACCCGTCGGCCTTCCGCTGGTTCGGGTGGACACGGCGGCTGCGGCGCAACGGGTGGCCACGATTCCGGCGCTGGCCACGGTCCGTGTGCAACGGAAGTATCCGTCCACTGTGCAGGTGACGGTGGAGGAGCGGGTTCCGGTGGCGTTCTTCGATTCTCCGGACGGCACCCATCTCCTCGATTCGACCGGGGTCGATTTCGCGATCGCGCCGCCACCGCCCGGGGTGGTGCGTCTGGTGACCGACAACCCGGTGTTCGGTGATCCGGTGACGAAAGATGCACTGGCGGTTCTCGATACGTTGCCACCGCTGCTGCGCGATCAGACAGGAGAGCTGCGGGCGAGCACGTTGTCCGACATCTCCATCCTGCTGCTCGACGGGCGCACCGTGGTGTGGGGCAGCAAGGACGACTCCGAACGCAAGGCCGCGGTGGCCATCGCCCTGCTGTCCCAGCCCGGCCAGATCTTCGACGTGTCGAGTCCGGATCTGCCCACCACCAAATAG
- the ftsZ gene encoding cell division protein FtsZ, giving the protein MTPPHNYLAVIKVVGIGGGGVNAVNRMIEQGLKGVEFIAVNTDAQALLMSDADVKLDVGRELTRGLGAGADPEVGRRAADDHKDEIEEVLKGADMVFVTAGEGGGTGTGGAPVVANIARKLGALTVGVVTRPFSFEGKRRGGQADTGIQQLRESCDTLIVIPNDRLLQLGDAAVSLMDAFRSADEVLLNGVQGITDLITTPGLINVDFADVKGVMSGAGSALMGIGSSRGEGRAIKAAESAINSPLLEASMEGARGVLLSIAGGSDLGLFEINEAASLVQEAAHIDANIIFGTVIDDSLGDEVRVTVIAAGFDGGTPTRRPVEAAASTRGPIGSARSGEVSSRSSDSSDGAVFRDPVGAPSGSSLPPLNSSSSSNRESSSRESAAGYGRDSAGQGRESVGSGRRVPIAEDEGEDDVDVPSFMRR; this is encoded by the coding sequence ATGACGCCCCCGCACAACTACCTCGCCGTAATCAAGGTCGTCGGCATCGGCGGCGGCGGCGTGAACGCGGTCAACCGCATGATCGAACAGGGACTCAAGGGAGTCGAGTTCATCGCGGTCAACACCGACGCTCAGGCCTTGCTGATGAGTGACGCAGACGTCAAGCTCGACGTCGGTCGAGAACTGACCCGCGGACTCGGCGCCGGTGCCGATCCCGAGGTGGGCCGCCGCGCAGCGGACGACCACAAGGACGAGATCGAAGAGGTGCTCAAGGGTGCCGACATGGTGTTCGTCACCGCAGGCGAGGGCGGTGGAACCGGTACCGGTGGCGCTCCCGTCGTCGCCAACATCGCTCGTAAGCTCGGTGCGCTGACCGTCGGTGTCGTCACCCGGCCGTTCTCCTTCGAGGGCAAGCGGCGCGGTGGCCAGGCCGACACGGGTATCCAGCAGCTCCGTGAGTCCTGCGACACGCTCATCGTCATCCCCAACGATCGACTGCTCCAGCTCGGTGACGCCGCAGTCAGCCTCATGGACGCGTTCCGCAGCGCCGACGAGGTACTGCTCAACGGCGTCCAGGGCATCACCGACCTGATCACCACTCCCGGTCTGATCAACGTCGACTTCGCGGACGTCAAGGGCGTGATGTCCGGTGCGGGCAGTGCATTGATGGGCATCGGATCCTCACGCGGCGAGGGTCGAGCCATCAAGGCGGCCGAATCGGCGATCAATTCGCCGCTGCTCGAAGCCTCGATGGAAGGCGCACGCGGCGTGCTGCTCTCGATCGCCGGTGGATCCGACCTGGGTCTGTTCGAGATCAACGAGGCTGCCTCGCTGGTGCAGGAAGCCGCGCACATCGACGCCAACATCATCTTCGGCACCGTGATCGACGACTCGCTCGGTGACGAGGTCCGCGTGACCGTCATCGCCGCAGGCTTCGACGGCGGAACCCCGACACGGCGTCCGGTGGAAGCGGCCGCCTCCACACGCGGCCCGATCGGATCGGCTCGCTCGGGCGAGGTGTCGTCGCGGTCGAGCGACAGTTCGGACGGTGCGGTGTTCCGCGACCCGGTCGGCGCTCCGAGCGGTAGCAGTCTGCCGCCATTGAACTCGTCGAGTTCGTCCAATCGTGAATCGTCGAGCCGCGAATCCGCAGCCGGTTACGGCCGTGACTCGGCCGGCCAGGGCCGCGAGTCCGTCGGTTCCGGCCGTCGCGTGCCCATCGCCGAGGACGAGGGCGAAGACGACGTCGATGTGCCGTCCTTCATGCGGCGGTGA
- the pgeF gene encoding peptidoglycan editing factor PgeF has protein sequence MSDTSSPGPFRVRRVSTTRAGGVSAPPFDTFNLGDHVGDDPAAVEANRRRLGDRLGMGLERLVFMEQVHGRTVTVVDGPVTEPLPMTDALVTTHRDLGLVVLTADCVPVLLSDEEAGVIAAVHAGRVGARIGIVPRVLAAMVELGAVPARIGAFLGPAASGRQYEVPASMRADVDKHLPGSATTTVRHTPGLDIPAGIRAQLLAAGVSAVAQDPRCTIEDRTLFSHRREGSTGRIASVVWMDSTSPGDRPESADR, from the coding sequence GTGAGTGACACCTCATCCCCAGGTCCGTTTCGGGTCCGACGCGTCTCGACGACGCGAGCGGGTGGCGTCTCGGCACCTCCGTTCGACACGTTCAACCTCGGTGACCACGTCGGTGACGACCCCGCTGCGGTGGAGGCCAACCGTCGACGCCTCGGCGATCGGCTGGGCATGGGACTCGAACGGCTCGTCTTCATGGAGCAGGTCCACGGACGCACCGTCACGGTGGTCGACGGTCCGGTGACCGAGCCGCTACCGATGACCGATGCGTTGGTGACGACGCACCGCGATCTCGGTTTGGTGGTGTTGACTGCCGACTGCGTGCCGGTGCTGCTCTCCGACGAGGAGGCCGGAGTGATCGCCGCCGTGCATGCCGGACGGGTCGGAGCCCGCATCGGCATCGTTCCGCGCGTGTTGGCCGCCATGGTCGAGCTCGGTGCGGTCCCGGCGCGGATCGGCGCGTTTCTGGGTCCGGCCGCGAGCGGTCGCCAGTACGAGGTGCCCGCGTCCATGCGAGCGGACGTCGACAAGCACCTGCCCGGCAGCGCGACGACAACCGTCCGCCACACGCCCGGGCTCGACATTCCCGCCGGTATCCGGGCTCAACTGCTCGCCGCGGGCGTGTCCGCGGTGGCCCAGGATCCGCGCTGCACCATCGAGGACCGGACGTTGTTCAGTCACCGGCGCGAAGGATCGACCGGCCGAATTGCCAGCGTCGTCTGGATGGACAGCACATCCCCAGGTGATCGGCCCGAATCGGCCGATCGGTGA
- a CDS encoding YggS family pyridoxal phosphate-dependent enzyme has protein sequence MSELSGTASGTGRAQEIETALTSVRERLHRACVDAGRSPADVALLPVTKFFPASDVRILYDLGCRDFGESREQDASPKVAETADDFIGDPPRWHMIGHLQRNKAKSVAAWAHSIHSVDSARLVTALSKATTAALDEGVRRTELDVIVQVSLDGDVHRGGVERDELHALADAVADASGLRLAGLMAVPPLDADPDAAFADLQSLHRRLSADHPGALELSAGMTGDLEAAVRHGSTCVRVGTAILGARPIASQ, from the coding sequence ATGAGCGAACTCAGCGGCACTGCGTCGGGTACTGGCAGGGCGCAGGAGATCGAGACGGCGTTGACGTCGGTACGCGAGCGGTTGCATCGCGCGTGTGTCGACGCGGGCCGGTCGCCTGCCGATGTGGCTCTGCTCCCGGTGACGAAGTTCTTCCCTGCGTCGGATGTACGGATCCTGTACGACCTCGGATGCCGCGATTTCGGTGAGTCGCGGGAGCAGGACGCGTCTCCCAAGGTCGCCGAGACGGCCGACGACTTCATCGGCGATCCACCGCGGTGGCACATGATCGGACACCTGCAGCGAAACAAGGCCAAGTCGGTCGCCGCGTGGGCGCACTCCATCCATTCCGTGGACAGTGCGCGGTTGGTGACTGCGCTGTCGAAGGCGACAACGGCGGCACTGGACGAGGGTGTGCGCCGGACCGAACTCGACGTGATCGTCCAGGTCAGTCTCGACGGGGACGTGCATCGCGGAGGCGTCGAACGCGACGAACTGCACGCGCTCGCCGACGCGGTGGCCGACGCGTCCGGGTTGCGGTTGGCGGGGTTGATGGCGGTGCCGCCGCTCGACGCCGATCCGGACGCCGCATTCGCCGACCTCCAGAGTCTGCATCGTCGACTGTCGGCCGATCATCCCGGAGCGCTCGAGCTGTCCGCGGGCATGACCGGAGACCTGGAAGCTGCTGTGCGCCACGGATCGACGTGCGTGCGTGTCGGTACCGCAATACTCGGCGCGCGGCCGATAGCCTCGCAATAA